CTATCAAAGCGATTTCATTTTTGAGAGAAATGAGAATGGTGAAGTGGTTAAACTAAAAGTGGATGTAAAGAGCCAAGGAGTAACTCTTATGGGTGAGAAAGAAATGGCGGCGACTGAGAATAGCCTAGAGATGTATGTTGGAAATTTCAATTTTGTGGATATTGATATGAGCCTGCAAACTAAAATCAAGGATGGCAAAATATATGGTATCACCGAGCAAGGAGAGGCTTTTTTATCGGCTACAGACGAAGCTCATTTATATAATATAGAAGGTGTACCTGGTACTGTAAAATTTAAAGTAAACGAAGTAGGTTCTGTCACTGAAGTAGTCTTAACATATGATGGCCAGCCAATGACAGCTTACCCTTCTGCAGAGTAAGAATTCAAAAAAAAATGACAAAAAAAACTCCGCCAAACGGCGGAGTTTTTTGGCTTACAAGCTTAAAAAATGTCTTTAGTCCTTGTTCACTTTACTGGCTCCAGACAGTTCTTGGTCTATTCTTGGGAGTCCTTTATAATTGACCGTACTCGCTCCGCTAGCATCTACTTTTAAGTACTCTGCCACAGAAACATTGGCTTTACTGGCTCCAGATAACTCTAAATAAACCTCCTCCGAATCGGCATCAAACGCATTTAATTTTGACGCTCCTGAAAGGTCAACCTTAAGTACAGGAACATCACTTTTTAAAGTAAGTGTAGAAGCTCCGCTAATATCAGCGTCCAGCTCTCCCACCTCTACATCCAAAGTCACTTTAGAAGCTCCTTTCACATCCAATTCTAAAGCAGTGAAATACTCAAAATCTTCAATAAACACTGTAGCAGCACCAGAAACGTCAGCCTCCCTTAATTCTGGCATTTCTATCAGAAGCTCCATTTTGTTTCTACTAATAGGCCTGAATATATTCCTATTATAATAACTCACCTTCAGGGTATTATTCACCACCCTCACATTCAGGTCGTTTAAATTAGTGGAACTACCGGTGGCAGTAACCTTATGCTCTGTAGAAGGAATAATAACTACATCAAAGGCTGAGCCCAAATCCACATCAGTAAATGTTTCCATTTCAAAAATCTCGGTTTCGTTATCTGGAGATACACCGTCATTAAAATCGATACTTACACAGGCCTTAGAGAAAACCACCAAAGTGGTCAATACAGTTAATAGCTTAATTTTTTTCATGTTTGATTTTGTTCTTGATTACCTAATGGACAATCAAACCTTGCTTTCCCCCTATTCAAAATAAAAAAAACTTTCATAGGGGTATTAAGACCTTTGGTTGTCATATACCAAATGAACAATACCAAATATGTATGTTTGCACTGGCTAAACCGATAATTCAAAACTTGCAGGATACCGAGCAATCATATCTTCTAGAAATACGAAAGGGAAACAAATCTGCCTTCAAACTGGTGTTTGACACTTATTATGCAGACTTATCTCGCTATGCTTTTTCTATGCTTAAAAGGCAGGAAGAAGCAGAAGACCTGGTACAGCAGGTATTTGTCAACTTTTGGGAGAAACGAGAGCAAACCATTATTTCAGGTTCGCTAAAATCATATCTATTTAGGTCTGTTCATAATCAAAGCCTCAATCTGATTAAGCATGAAAAGGTAAAAGCCAGCTATGTGCAGCATAGCCAGTTTTTTGACATCAAATATCAAAGTGATGTAGAAGAAACGCTGGAAGGTAAAGAGTTAGAAACTCAAATAGCTGCGGCTATTGAAACCTTACCAAAGCAGTGTCAAAAAATCTTTGTAATGAACAGGATGGAGTCATTGAAATATAAAGAGATAGCAGAGCAACTGGACATTTCTATCAAAACCGTGGAAAACCAGATTGGCAAAGCATTGAAAATACTTAGAAGTTCGCTAGCCCCTTATTTAGTGAGTCTTCTTTTAATTTGTTTAGGATTATGAAAAGGACAATAGACGATAACATATTGGCCAAGTATTTTGACCACACGGCCACAGCCGCAGAGTTAGAAGAAACTAATAACTGGCTAGAAGAAGACCCTGAAAATGAAGTTTTGCTAAAGCAATACCATCAAATTTGGACTGCGTCAAACGCGGAAGTCAAAAACTTTGAGCCAAATGTAAAAGCAGCTTGGCAACAAATTGAGCCAAAACTTCAGGTTCATAAAAAACAGCCAAACTATTTGAGAATTGCTGCGGTAGCCGTGGGTGTTCTTCTTATTAGTACGTATTTAATTTTGACCAATAACAGGCCAACTGAATACTTATCTTTCAAATCAGAGGCTGACACCCAAATTAAAACGCTGGCAGATGGAAGTACCATCACCTTAAACTCGTTTTCTCTTCTAGAGTACCCCGAGGAGTTTGAATCAGACGAAAGACGTATAAAACTAATTGGCGAAGCATTTTTTGACATCACGAAAAACCCCGACAAACCTTTTATCATAGAAGCCAACGGCACTGAAATAAAAGTATTGGGGACCTCCTTTAACGTAACCGCCCGAGACGAAA
This sequence is a window from Arcticibacterium luteifluviistationis. Protein-coding genes within it:
- a CDS encoding head GIN domain-containing protein, with product MKKIKLLTVLTTLVVFSKACVSIDFNDGVSPDNETEIFEMETFTDVDLGSAFDVVIIPSTEHKVTATGSSTNLNDLNVRVVNNTLKVSYYNRNIFRPISRNKMELLIEMPELREADVSGAATVFIEDFEYFTALELDVKGASKVTLDVEVGELDADISGASTLTLKSDVPVLKVDLSGASKLNAFDADSEEVYLELSGASKANVSVAEYLKVDASGASTVNYKGLPRIDQELSGASKVNKD
- a CDS encoding RNA polymerase sigma-70 factor, with protein sequence MFALAKPIIQNLQDTEQSYLLEIRKGNKSAFKLVFDTYYADLSRYAFSMLKRQEEAEDLVQQVFVNFWEKREQTIISGSLKSYLFRSVHNQSLNLIKHEKVKASYVQHSQFFDIKYQSDVEETLEGKELETQIAAAIETLPKQCQKIFVMNRMESLKYKEIAEQLDISIKTVENQIGKALKILRSSLAPYLVSLLLICLGL
- a CDS encoding FecR family protein, which translates into the protein MKRTIDDNILAKYFDHTATAAELEETNNWLEEDPENEVLLKQYHQIWTASNAEVKNFEPNVKAAWQQIEPKLQVHKKQPNYLRIAAVAVGVLLISTYLILTNNRPTEYLSFKSEADTQIKTLADGSTITLNSFSLLEYPEEFESDERRIKLIGEAFFDITKNPDKPFIIEANGTEIKVLGTSFNVTARDENVKVSVNSGRVEFKKTEKKKVILEKGDEAIYESKKDTITATAIFDRNVFAYKTKVFEFKNTKIEEVVSTLNKGYKSNIKLEGSNWENYALTTKFENENLFEALGIIAETLDLKVENKDKSYILVKNTVSE